A single window of Drosophila suzukii chromosome 3, CBGP_Dsuzu_IsoJpt1.0, whole genome shotgun sequence DNA harbors:
- the LOC118878521 gene encoding uncharacterized protein has product MQHSPKRSSRLRGGEATPTAARADQQPVSSGAENRPRVNITSAAAISSPATTVTTVASQPRSTAVTAAGSEPETNQSLTSDLLKRIAALEEELKQVKALNSVSTANCAPIAVGPSADGAISGASGRPPSWSGPPLATSNGEASTNGVGPVPHSGVGASSAACTLPPSWSGPPLLTTSNHFVEPLCATSVAQTAHGFVLPGGSTHNVATASPFVGSYAPITPNESQRVYGPRKLPDLPVFGGQPEEWPIFNCAFVETTQAYNCKDLENNQRLLKELKDEARETVKSLLIHPGNVSAVMEQLRFRFGRPEQLIRSQLNSVREVPPISEQHLARIVPFATRVSNLTAFLQSAKAEQHLRNPTLMEELVAKLPTSKRVDWARHAASIEPFPTVAHFSVWLQEYANVVCTVLDVEGKEPRRRVLHASVDQNGCDQQDDRHGNCPICGGQHAATSCREFIGASPPGRWSMVRRHRLCFTCLRSGHTTRTCDVHGECQINGCRRLHHRLLHGADEERRWPAQRGGFRSHNGGNQQSAVSRRGPGRRSSPRGGYRDHEGSLQSAVPRNSLEIRAPQPAEAPVQRNLNCVDAEGGRLLFRILPVTLYGAGRQVDTYALLDEGSSVTMIDDELRRDLGVRGVHRQLNLQWFGGRASREPSNVVSLEISGAGKSTRHVLRNVYSVSSLSLPMQTLGRRDVQGVHKDARLPMKPYINVVPKLLIGLDHGHLGLPLRTRRFAREGPYAAATELGWVVFGPVSGQSTTPSPRSCLLAVSMDDTMEKMVEDYFEMESFGVKLAPQVAGSDDARAQRILEDTTVKVGRRYQTGLLWKDDYAVLPRSYEMAHRRLINVEKKLKRNGQLALEYDRIIKDYVSKGYARKLQQDEVAVTSDRLWYLPHFGVENPNKPGKVRLVFDAAAKVGGTSLNSALDKGPQHYKPLPAVLFHFREGAVGVCGDIKEMFHQVLIRPEDRCSQRFLWRDGNDDRDPDVYEMNVMTFGAACSPSAAHYVKTVNALKFRDSDPRAVKAIIDYHYVDDYVDSFATESEAISVSTRVKEIHAEAGFELCQFSSSSPIVEAALGPPGQVKSVGWGEAEQKILGMRWQVATDDFRFNVEYHRVPSSVLSGDRVPTKREYLSLLMSTFDPLGFLCCLMITAKLLLREIWRQKIQWDEPLPEEIGRAFAAWRREMDAFAAVAYWRVTYEDDNVMVSFVCAKTKCAPMRTMSIPRLELQAAVLGTRLMNTVQEEHSVDISETVLWTDSKTVLRWIGSTHRRYKQFVGNRVAEILESSKVSHWRWVPTADNAADDATRSQNKADLSPESRWLSGPAFLRQPASGWPAPEEGTKRVPDAPDEEEMPGEFALVAADEFAIPFQRFSSFSRLVRTTAWVFRFARWCRKQRSEIEEYGLTASECEAAENLLVRQAQLESFPDEMRSAECGKDVASSSEIRGLAPYVDEHGVLRVYGRVDAALCMPYSARRPVILSHRHSLTELIVRHFHDQMKHQNVDATIAQIRTRFWVTKMRRVLKEVISSCNECKLQRTRPMPPIMGPLPEDRLEAGGWPFKYTGLDYFGPLLVTVSRHREKRWVALFTCLTTRAIHLELAHDLSTDSCIIAIRNFVCRRGPVHRLRSDNGKNFVGADREAKRFGDVFETERIQSELSSTSIEWDFNCPSNPSEGGVWERMVQCVKRVLRHTLKEVAPRDHVLESFLIEAENVVNSRPLTHLPVDADQEAPLTPNDLLKGAANLPNTPGLDAELPKEGSTRKQWRIARMLRDRFWRRWVLEYLPTLVRREKWCRRTEPIRQGDMVFVCDPALPRREWRKGIVEEVYSGADGVVRRATVRVNDNGLSRTMLRPVSKLAVLDLSEAVLHGVGDVDGRTL; this is encoded by the coding sequence ATGCAGCATTCCCCGAAGAGGAGCTCGCGGCTGAGAGGAGGGGAAGCCACCCCTACAGCAGCGCGAGCGGATCAGCAGCCAGTGAGTAGTGGAGCAGAAAACCGGCCGCGAGTGAACATAACCTCGGCGGCGGCCATTTCTAGCCCAGCCACTACGGTGACTACAGTAGCGTCCCAACCGAGGAGTACTGCTGTCACAGCTGCGGGATCAGAGCCGGAGACGAACCAGTCCCTCACGTCGGACCTTTTGAAAAGGATTGCGGCGTTGGAGGAGGAGCTAAAGCAGGTTAAAGCCCTGAACAGTGTGAGCACCGCCAATTGCGCGCCAATCGCAGTTGGCCCAAGCGCAGATGGCGCCATCAGTGGAGCGTCGGGGCGGCCGCCATCTTGGAGCGGACCGCCATTAGCCACATCTAACGGTGAGGCCTCAACTAACGGGGTCGGGCCGGTCCCACATAGCGGTGTCGGTGCGAGTAGTGCGGCCTGCACGCTGCCGCCATCTTGGAGTGGACCGCCATTGCTAACGACTAGCAATCATTTTGTGGAGCCACTGTGTGCTACAAGTGTTGCGCAGACAGCGCATGGATTCGTGCTACCGGGCGGGAGCACCCACAACGTGGCAACAGCATCGCCATTTGTTGGGTCCTACGCCCCGATAACGCCGAATGAATCCCAAAGAGTGTACGGGCCAAGGAAGCTTCCGGACCTGCCTGTATTTGGAGGGCAGCCCGAGGAGTGGCCGATCTTTAACTGTGCGTTTGTGGAGACGACCCAAGCATACAACTGCAAAGACTTGGAGAACAACCAGAGGTTGTTGAAGGAGCTGAAGGATGAAGCACGCGAGACAGTGAAGTCGCTGCTGATTCACCCTGGGAACGTCAGCGCCGTGATGGAGCAGCTGCGCTTTAGGTTCGGCCGACCGGAGCAGCTTATACGCAGCCAGCTGAACAGCGTGCGAGAGGTGCCGCCGATTTCGGAGCAGCACCTGGCGAGGATCGTTCCCTTCGCAACCCGAGTGAGTAACCTCACGGCCTTCTTGCAGTCAGCGAAGGCGGAGCAGCACCTGCGGAACCCAACGCTAATGGAGGAGCTTGTGGCAAAGCTTCCTACGAGCAAGCGAGTAGACTGGGCCAGGCACGCTGCATCGATCGAGCCCTTTCCCACTGTGGCGCACTTCAGCGTGTGGCTGCAGGAGTACGCAAACGTCGTGTGTACGGTTTTGGACGTCGAGGGAAAGGAGCCGAGGCGTCGAGTTCTACATGCGAGCGTCGACCAGAACGGATGCGATCAACAGGATGATCGGCATGGAAATTGTCCAATTTGTGGAGGGCAACATGCTGCGACGAGCTGCAGGGAGTTCATTGGAGCTTCGCCACCGGGTAGGTGGAGCATGGTGAGGAGGCATCGGCTCTGCTTCACATGCTTACGGAGTGGACATACGACCAGAACCTGCGATGTACATGGCGAGTGCCAGATCAACGGATGCCGCAGATTGCATCACCGTCTGCTACATGGTGCGGACGAGGAGCGAAGATGGCCGGCGCAGCGAGGTGGCTTCAGGAGCCACAACGGAGGAAACCAGCAGTCAGCAGTTTCCAGACGCGGCCCGGGCAGGAGGTCTTCGCCACGAGGTGGTTACAGGGACCACGAGGGGAGCCTACAGTCGGCTGTCCCCAGAAACAGCCTGGAGATAAGGGCCCCGCAGCCAGCGGAGGCACCCGTGCAGAGGAACTTAAACTGCGTTGACGCCGAAGGAGGCCGACTTTTGTTCCGTATACTGCCAGTAACGCTGTACGGAGCTGGTCGCCAGGTGGATACATACGCGCTCTTGGATGAAGGATCCTCCGTCACGATGATCGATGACGAGCTACGGAGGGATCTGGGAGTGCGAGGCGTGCATCGACAGCTGAATTTACAATGGTTTGGAGGAAGGGCCAGCAGAGAGCCCAGCAACGTGGTGAGCCTAGAGATAAGTGGAGCTGGGAAGTCCACTCGCCACGTTTTGAGGAACGTGTACTCCGTTTCGAGCCTGAGTCTGCCAATGCAGACGTTAGGTCGACGAGATGTCCAGGGCGTGCATAAGGATGCGCGTCTGCCGATGAAGCCCTACATCAACGTGGTGCCTAAGTTGCTCATCGGACTGGACCATGGACATTTGGGATTGCCACTTAGGACGAGGCGGTTTGCCAGAGAGGGACCGTATGCGGCCGCAACCGAGCTTGGATGGGTTGTGTTTGGGCCAGTAAGTGGGCAATCGACTACGCCGTCACCGAGGTCCTGCCTTCTAGCCGTGTCAATGGATGATACGATGGAAAAGATGGTGGAGGACTACTTCGAGATGGAAAGCTTTGGTGTGAAGCTCGCGCCACAGGTCGCAGGCAGCGATGACGCGCGGGCACAAAGGATCCTCGAAGATACCACGGTGAAAGTGGGGCGTCGCTACCAGACGGGATTACTCTGGAAGGACGACTACGCTGTGCTGCCACGGAGCTATGAGATGGCGCACAGACGGCTGATCAATGTGGAGAAGAAGTTGAAGCGCAACGGGCAGTTGGCGCTGGAATACGATCGTATCATCAAGGATTACGTATCCAAAGGATATGCGAGGAAGCTGCAGCAGGATGAGGTCGCGGTGACGAGCGACCGGCTATGGTATTTGCCACATTTTGGTGTCGAAAACCCGAACAAGCCCGGTAAGGTCCGGCTTGTGTTCGATGCTGCAGCCAAGGTTGGAGGAACCTCGCTAAATTCGGCGCTGGACAAGGGGCCTCAGCATTACAAGCCCTTGCCAGCCGTGCTCTTCCACTTCAGGGAAGGAGCAGTCGGAGTCTGCGGTGACATCAAGGAGATGTTCCACCAAGTGCTGATCCGACCCGAGGATCGATGTTCCCAACGATTCCTTTGGAGGGATGGCAACGACGATCGAGACCCGGATGTGTACGAGATGAACGTAATGACCTTTGGAGCAGCCTGCTCGCCGAGCGCTGCGCATTACGTAAAGACGGTAAATGCCCTGAAGTTTCGGGATTCAGACCCGAGGGCAGTCAAGGCCATCATCGACTACCACTACGTCGATGACTATGTGGACAGTTTCGCTACAGAGAGCGAAGCTATAAGTGTATCTACCCGAGTGAAGGAGATACATGCGGAGGCTGGATTCGAGTTATGCCAGTTTTCATCCAGCTCACCCATCGTGGAAGCGGCGTTGGGACCACCCGGACAAGTCAAGAGCGTCGGATGGGGTGAGGCTGAGCAGAAGATCCTTGGAATGCGCTGGCAGGTAGCCACGGACGACTTCAGATTCAACGTGGAGTATCACCGAGTGCCAAGTAGCGTTCTAAGTGGAGATCGAGTCCCTACAAAGAGGGAGTATTTGAGCCTGCTGATGTCAACGTTCGACCCATTGGGATTCCTGTGCTGCCTGATGATTACAGCGAAGCTGTTGTTGAGAGAGATCTGGAGGCAGAAGATCCAGTGGGACGAACCACTACCGGAGGAGATAGGCAGAGCCTTTGCGGCCTGGCGCAGGGAGATGGATGCATTCGCGGCGGTGGCCTATTGGAGGGTCACGTACGAGGATGACAACGTGATGGTTAGCTTCGTGTGCGCAAAGACGAAGTGCGCGCCGATGAGAACGATGTCGATCCCAAGGTTGGAGCTGCAGGCAGCGGTTCTTGGAACCAGACTGATGAACACTGTCCAGGAGGAGCACAGTGTGGACATCAGCGAGACGGTGTTGTGGACGGACTCAAAGACGGTGCTGAGATGGATCGGCAGCACCCACCGCCGGTACAAGCAGTTTGTTGGCAACCGAGTGGCGGAGATTTTGGAGTCGTCGAAGGTTTCCCATTGGAGGTGGGTACCTACAGCTGACAACGCAGCGGATGATGCGACGCGGTCGCAGAATAAGGCGGACCTTAGCCCGGAATCACGTTGGTTAAGCGGACCCGCATTTTTGAGGCAGCCAGCGAGCGGCTGGCCGGCGCCTGAGGAGGGAACTAAGCGTGTTCCAGATGCGCCTGATGAAGAGGAGATGCCCGGTGAGTTTGCATTGGTGGCCGCGGATGAATTTGCCATTCCGTTCCAGAGATTCTCGAGCTTCAGTCGCCTGGTGAGGACCACAGCATGGGTCTTCAGGTTTGCGCGTTGGTGTCGCAAGCAGAGAAGCGAGATCGAGGAGTACGGACTCACTGCATCGGAGTGTGAGGCCGCGGAGAACCTGTTAGTCAGACAGGCCCAGTTGGAGTCGTTCCCCGACGAGATGAGGTCGGCGGAATGCGGAAAGGACGTCGCCAGCTCGAGTGAGATTCGAGGTCTGGCGCCTTACGTGGATGAACATGGAGTTCTGCGAGTTTATGGCAGAGTTGATGCCGCGCTGTGCATGCCGTACAGTGCGAGGAGGCCCGTAATACTGTCACACAGGCACAGTCTTACGGAATTGATTGTGAGGCACTTTCATGACCAGATGAAGCATCAAAACGTGGATGCGACGATTGCTCAGATTCGGACGAGATTCTGGGTCACGAAGATGAGACGAGTGCTGAAGGAAGTAATCTCGTCGTGCAACGAGTGCAAGTTGCAGCGAACGCGGCCGATGCCGCCGATAATGGGACCCCTACCAGAGGATCGACTGGAAGCGGGAGGATGGCCATTCAAGTACACCGGATTGGACTACTTTGGGCCACTGCTGGTGACTGTATCCCGTCACAGAGAGAAGCGTTGGGTCGCCTTGTTCACATGCTTGACGACAAGGGCGATTCATCTGGAGTTGGCTCATGACCTGTCGACAGATTCCTGCATAATAGCGATCAGGAACTTCGTCTGCCGTAGAGGACCAGTACATAGACTGCGGAGTGATAACGGCAAGAACTTCGTGGGAGCTGACAGGGAGGCCAAGCGATTTGGAGACGTGTTCGAGACGGAGAGGATACAGAGTGAGTTGTCCAGCACAAGCATTGAATGGGATTTCAATTGCCCATCGAACCCGTCTGAGGGCGGAGTATGGGAGCGGATGGTGCAGTGCGTCAAACGAGTGCTGCGCCATACCCTGAAGGAAGTTGCGCCGAGGGATCATGTGTTGGAGAGTTTCCTGATCGAGGCGGAGAATGTAGTCAACTCGCGTCCGCTCACCCACTTGCCGGTGGATGCGGACCAAGAGGCGCCGTTGACGCCAAATGATCTGCTCAAGGGAGCAGCTAACCTGCCGAATACGCCTGGATTGGATGCGGAGCTGCCCAAGGAGGGTTCTACGCGAAAGCAGTGGAGGATTGCTCGCATGCTGCGAGACCGTTTCTGGAGGAGGTGGGTCCTGGAGTACCTGCCTACGCTTGTGCGCCGCGAGAAGTGGTGCCGGAGAACGGAGCCCATCCGCCAGGGCGATATGGTCTTCGTCTGCGATCCTGCCTTGCCCAGACGAGAGTGGCGCAAGGGAATCGTGGAGGAGGTCTACAGCGGAGCTGATGGAGTCGTCAGACGCGCTACTGTGCGC